The Cellulomonas sp. P24 genome contains a region encoding:
- the dapE gene encoding succinyl-diaminopimelate desuccinylase, producing MTAPSAAPVLDLAADLVDLTRALCDVPSVSGDERLLADAVETALRAYPHLEVLRDGDTVVARTQLGRESRVVVAGHLDTVPIASNLPTRLQPASTGRQDPGGAPSTSGVTGTGPVGAAGSVVRDDAEIWGRGTVDMKGGVAVALSLAARLVAPTRDVTWVFYDNEEVEATRNGLGRVARNHPEWLDGDFAVLGEPTVAGIEGGCNGTLRVEVRVPGVAAHSARAWTGVNAIHGAGEVLRRLSAYVPQETEVDGLTYREGMNAVGIRGGIAGNVIPDECVVTVNFRFAPDRSVAQAEAHVRELFEGFEVTVVDAAAGARPGLDAPIAADFVAAVAALTGTGPAPKYGWTDVARFSELGVPAVNFGPGDPLLAHKDDERCPVWQLHVCHDALLAWLTA from the coding sequence GTGACTGCTCCCTCTGCCGCGCCCGTCCTGGACCTCGCTGCCGACCTCGTCGACCTGACCCGCGCCCTGTGCGACGTGCCGTCGGTGAGCGGCGACGAGCGGCTGCTCGCCGACGCCGTCGAGACTGCGCTCCGGGCGTACCCGCACCTCGAGGTGCTGCGGGACGGTGACACCGTGGTCGCCCGGACGCAGCTCGGACGCGAGAGCCGCGTCGTGGTCGCCGGGCACCTCGACACCGTCCCGATCGCGAGCAACCTGCCCACCCGGCTGCAGCCCGCCTCGACCGGACGTCAGGACCCTGGGGGCGCGCCCTCGACCTCCGGCGTGACCGGGACGGGTCCCGTCGGCGCCGCAGGATCCGTCGTCAGGGACGACGCCGAGATCTGGGGTCGGGGGACCGTCGACATGAAGGGCGGCGTGGCCGTCGCCCTCTCGCTAGCGGCCCGCCTCGTCGCACCCACGCGGGACGTCACCTGGGTCTTCTACGACAACGAGGAGGTCGAAGCCACGCGCAACGGGCTCGGCCGGGTCGCGCGGAACCATCCCGAGTGGCTCGACGGCGACTTCGCGGTCCTCGGGGAGCCGACCGTGGCCGGGATCGAGGGCGGCTGCAACGGCACGCTCCGCGTCGAGGTCCGGGTGCCCGGTGTGGCCGCCCACTCGGCGCGCGCTTGGACGGGCGTCAACGCGATCCACGGCGCGGGCGAGGTGCTGCGGAGGCTGAGCGCCTACGTCCCTCAGGAGACCGAGGTGGATGGGCTCACGTACCGCGAGGGCATGAACGCCGTCGGCATCCGCGGGGGGATCGCCGGCAACGTGATCCCCGACGAGTGCGTCGTGACGGTCAACTTCCGGTTCGCCCCGGACCGGTCGGTCGCGCAGGCCGAGGCGCACGTGCGCGAGCTGTTCGAGGGTTTCGAGGTCACTGTCGTCGACGCAGCTGCCGGCGCCCGACCAGGGCTCGACGCGCCGATCGCCGCCGACTTCGTCGCCGCCGTCGCGGCTCTCACCGGGACCGGCCCGGCGCCGAAGTACGGCTGGACCGACGTCGCGCGATTCAGCGAGCTCGGTGTCCCCGCGGTGAACTTCGGACCCGGCGACCCGCTGCTCGCGCACAAGGACGACGAGCGCTGTCCCGTCTGGCAGCTCCACGTGTGCCATGACGCTCTGCTGGCCTGGCTCACTGCATAG
- a CDS encoding TIGR00730 family Rossman fold protein: MTSDDGLPQPGQGYRKGPVLLRGKQIPTKTTDQRLLESGGESDWLHGDPWRVMRIQSEFVEGFGALADIGPAVSVFGSARVPREHPDYRTGVQVGRGLVEAGYAVMTGGGPGIMESANRGAREAGGLSVGLGIELPFEQGMNEWVDLGVNFRYFFARKTMFVKYAQGFIVLPGGFGTFDELFEALTLVQTHKVMGFPIVLMGSEYWSGLLDWVRGPVVDRGMINPADIELLTVVDDPEEAVAVVQARDRQIRAQEEAEAAALRTASAAWEPDA; encoded by the coding sequence ATGACGAGCGACGACGGACTGCCCCAGCCGGGTCAGGGGTACCGCAAGGGGCCCGTGCTGCTGCGCGGCAAGCAGATCCCGACGAAGACCACGGACCAGCGCCTGCTCGAGTCGGGCGGCGAGTCGGACTGGCTCCACGGGGACCCGTGGCGGGTGATGCGGATCCAGAGCGAGTTCGTCGAGGGGTTCGGTGCGCTCGCGGACATCGGCCCGGCCGTCAGCGTGTTCGGCTCCGCGCGGGTCCCGCGCGAGCACCCCGACTACCGCACGGGTGTGCAGGTCGGTCGTGGTCTCGTCGAGGCCGGCTACGCCGTGATGACCGGCGGCGGCCCCGGGATCATGGAGTCGGCGAACCGAGGTGCCCGGGAGGCCGGCGGGCTGTCCGTCGGGCTGGGTATCGAGCTGCCCTTCGAGCAGGGCATGAACGAGTGGGTGGACCTCGGGGTCAACTTCCGGTACTTCTTCGCCCGCAAGACGATGTTCGTCAAGTACGCGCAGGGGTTCATCGTGCTGCCGGGCGGTTTCGGCACGTTCGACGAGCTGTTCGAGGCACTGACCCTCGTGCAGACGCACAAGGTCATGGGCTTCCCGATCGTGCTCATGGGGTCGGAGTACTGGTCCGGGCTCCTGGACTGGGTCCGGGGGCCCGTCGTCGACCGCGGCATGATCAACCCGGCGGACATCGAGCTCCTCACGGTGGTCGACGACCCTGAGGAGGCTGTCGCAGTGGTGCAGGCGCGCGACCGGCAGATCCGCGCCCAGGAAGAGGCCGAGGCCGCGGCGCTCCGCACGGCGTCCGCCGCCTGGGAGCCCGACGCGTGA
- the folP gene encoding dihydropteroate synthase: MTVHEGDAPVPSAGAVLRLRDRELGPDRPVVMAIVNRTTDSFYAAARYGEDEAFDAAVRAAEEGADIVDLGGVRAGRGAEVDAAEEARRVVPLVERLRSEVPELLISVDTWRSEVARHAVRAGADLLNDTWAGHDPALVEVAAEAGVGVVCSHTGGALPRTDPLRVAYPARPGASDPRDGVLDDVLATLTAAAARAVGLGIDPASVLVDPTHDFGKNTWHSLHLVRRTAALTALGHPVLMALSRKDFIGETLGLPADERLEGTLAATAVAAWLGARVFRTHDIRATRRTVDMVAAIRGDVAPRTAVRGLV, translated from the coding sequence GTGACGGTGCACGAAGGCGACGCTCCCGTGCCGAGCGCCGGTGCCGTCCTGCGGCTCCGCGACCGTGAGCTCGGTCCGGACCGACCCGTCGTGATGGCGATCGTGAACCGCACCACGGACTCCTTCTACGCCGCCGCGCGGTACGGCGAGGACGAGGCCTTCGACGCCGCGGTGCGCGCGGCCGAGGAGGGGGCGGACATCGTCGACCTCGGTGGGGTGCGTGCGGGCCGCGGTGCCGAGGTCGACGCCGCCGAGGAGGCGCGACGGGTCGTCCCGCTGGTCGAGCGTCTGCGTTCCGAGGTCCCGGAGCTGCTGATCAGCGTCGACACGTGGCGGTCCGAGGTCGCCCGGCACGCGGTGCGCGCAGGTGCCGACCTCCTCAACGACACGTGGGCCGGGCACGACCCGGCGCTGGTCGAGGTCGCGGCGGAGGCCGGGGTGGGCGTCGTGTGCTCCCACACCGGGGGAGCGTTGCCGCGGACCGACCCGCTGCGGGTCGCGTACCCCGCACGACCGGGGGCGAGCGACCCGCGCGACGGCGTGCTCGACGACGTGCTCGCCACGCTCACGGCGGCAGCTGCGCGGGCGGTCGGCCTCGGCATCGACCCGGCGTCCGTGCTCGTCGACCCGACCCACGACTTCGGCAAGAACACCTGGCACTCGCTGCACCTGGTCCGGCGCACCGCCGCGTTGACCGCCCTGGGGCACCCGGTGCTGATGGCGCTCTCGCGCAAGGACTTCATCGGGGAGACCCTCGGGCTCCCGGCCGACGAACGCCTCGAGGGCACTCTCGCCGCGACCGCGGTCGCCGCGTGGCTCGGCGCGCGGGTGTTCCGGACCCACGACATCCGGGCGACGCGCCGCACGGTCGACATGGTCGCGGCGATCCGCGGTGACGTGGCGCCCCGGACCGCCGTGCGGGGGCTCGTGTGA
- a CDS encoding DUF3117 domain-containing protein — translation MAAMKPRTGDGPLEVTKEGRGIVMRVPLEGGGRLVVELNAVEAKELGEALSSVVS, via the coding sequence ATGGCTGCGATGAAGCCGAGGACCGGTGACGGACCCCTCGAGGTGACCAAGGAAGGTCGCGGGATCGTCATGCGTGTGCCGCTCGAGGGCGGTGGGCGGCTCGTCGTCGAGCTCAACGCTGTCGAGGCGAAGGAGCTCGGCGAGGCGCTGAGCTCGGTCGTCAGCTGA
- a CDS encoding M17 family metallopeptidase yields the protein MVTFAQGDVAGWSSLVDSQVDALAVPVAPAADGDDDVQPRTGTADAAARYGIDLARLADRAGLDGSAGETYTFHLPRALVARDPLPWEGLPDRLVLVGVGTGSDRDLRRAGAALARATTGLARVVTTVASEPGRGAAEAARSFVEGFLLGAYTSPTFGEAPAGARKPETGAGTPELVLLGKHEELVAATAVRATASARATWLVRDLAATPSNVKNPQWMAEQATELSRATGLRVEVLDGDALAAGGFGGILAVGSGSATPPRLVTVAYEPTAEHVADAAKHVVVVGKGITYDTGGLSIKPRESMLPMKTDMAGAAVALATVRAAAELGVGHRVTAVLALAENAFGGASYRPADVLRTYSGTTVEILNTDAEGRIVLADALAYADATLDPDVLIDVATLTGAATVGLGRTHAAVFSEDGGLVDALVAAGEATGERVWQLPLVTEYRSALDSPVADIRHVPGDSSTGAGSITAALFLQTFVGRRHWAHLDIAGPARSTAAAHEVPLGPTGFGARLLVRFLESLG from the coding sequence ATGGTGACCTTCGCGCAGGGGGACGTCGCCGGGTGGTCCTCGCTGGTCGACTCCCAGGTCGATGCGCTCGCGGTGCCGGTCGCCCCCGCCGCCGACGGCGACGACGATGTCCAGCCGCGGACCGGGACCGCGGACGCAGCCGCCCGGTACGGCATCGACCTGGCACGACTCGCGGATCGCGCGGGGCTGGACGGCTCCGCCGGCGAGACCTACACGTTCCACCTGCCCCGGGCACTCGTCGCACGTGACCCGCTGCCGTGGGAAGGGCTGCCGGACCGACTCGTCCTGGTCGGCGTCGGGACGGGCTCGGACCGCGACCTGCGGCGGGCCGGAGCCGCGCTCGCCCGGGCGACCACGGGGCTTGCGCGGGTGGTCACCACCGTCGCCTCCGAGCCCGGACGCGGAGCGGCAGAAGCCGCCCGGAGCTTCGTCGAGGGCTTCCTCCTCGGCGCGTACACCAGCCCGACCTTCGGTGAGGCACCGGCCGGAGCACGCAAGCCCGAGACGGGTGCCGGGACGCCCGAGCTCGTGCTCCTCGGCAAGCACGAGGAGCTGGTCGCAGCGACGGCGGTCCGCGCGACCGCCTCGGCGCGTGCGACCTGGCTCGTGCGCGATCTTGCTGCGACGCCGTCGAACGTCAAGAACCCCCAGTGGATGGCGGAGCAGGCGACCGAGCTCTCCCGCGCGACCGGTCTGCGGGTCGAGGTCCTCGACGGCGACGCGCTCGCGGCCGGCGGCTTCGGTGGCATCCTCGCGGTCGGTTCCGGCTCCGCGACCCCGCCGCGGCTGGTGACGGTCGCGTACGAGCCGACGGCGGAGCACGTGGCGGACGCCGCGAAGCACGTCGTCGTGGTCGGCAAGGGCATCACCTACGACACCGGCGGGCTCTCGATCAAGCCGCGCGAGAGCATGCTCCCGATGAAGACGGACATGGCCGGAGCTGCCGTCGCGCTGGCGACGGTCCGGGCCGCGGCCGAGCTCGGCGTCGGGCACCGGGTGACCGCGGTGCTCGCGCTCGCCGAGAACGCGTTCGGCGGGGCGTCCTACCGGCCGGCGGACGTGCTCCGCACGTACTCGGGCACGACGGTCGAGATCCTCAACACGGATGCGGAGGGGCGCATCGTCCTCGCCGACGCCCTGGCGTACGCCGACGCGACGCTCGACCCGGACGTGCTGATCGACGTCGCCACCCTGACCGGTGCCGCGACCGTCGGCCTCGGCCGCACGCACGCCGCAGTCTTCAGCGAGGACGGCGGGCTCGTCGACGCCTTGGTCGCGGCAGGGGAGGCGACCGGTGAACGGGTGTGGCAGCTCCCGCTGGTGACCGAGTACCGCAGCGCCCTCGACTCGCCGGTGGCCGACATCCGGCACGTCCCCGGCGACTCGTCGACCGGTGCCGGCTCGATCACCGCAGCGCTGTTCCTCCAGACGTTCGTCGGCCGTCGGCACTGGGCGCACCTCGACATCGCCGGTCCGGCGCGGTCGACGGCCGCGGCCCACGAGGTTCCCCTCGGACCGACCGGCTTCGGCGCCCGTCTGCTCGTGCGGTTCCTGGAGAGCCTGGGCTGA
- a CDS encoding O-methyltransferase, which produces MSRRSTEAPIPTDKALSWAYSEEYLPENDVVLRARDRAAELGCTPVLPGAGAVLRVLAALLQPRAVVEIGTGAGVSALYLLEGMPEDGVLTTIDVEVEHQRAAKLAFAEAGIRPTRTRTISGRASDVLPRLTDGGYDMVLVDGDKESAAHYVEQALRLLRHGGVLVVDNALWHDRVADPARRDEVTTILREIGRTVREDDRLVPALLPSGDGLLVAVRR; this is translated from the coding sequence ATGTCACGACGATCCACGGAGGCTCCCATCCCGACCGACAAGGCACTCAGCTGGGCCTACAGCGAGGAGTACCTTCCCGAGAACGACGTCGTGCTGCGCGCTCGTGACCGCGCCGCCGAGCTCGGATGCACCCCGGTCCTGCCCGGGGCCGGGGCGGTCCTGCGCGTGCTGGCGGCCCTGCTCCAGCCACGGGCCGTCGTCGAGATCGGCACCGGTGCCGGGGTCAGTGCCCTCTACCTCCTCGAGGGCATGCCCGAGGACGGCGTGCTCACCACGATCGACGTCGAGGTCGAGCACCAGCGCGCGGCGAAGCTCGCGTTCGCCGAGGCGGGGATCCGCCCGACCCGGACGCGCACGATCTCCGGGCGCGCGTCGGACGTCCTTCCGCGCCTCACCGACGGCGGCTACGACATGGTCCTCGTCGACGGGGACAAGGAGTCCGCGGCCCACTACGTCGAGCAGGCGCTGCGGCTGCTGCGGCACGGCGGGGTCCTCGTCGTGGACAACGCGCTCTGGCACGACCGCGTCGCCGACCCGGCCCGACGCGACGAGGTCACGACGATCCTCCGCGAGATCGGCCGCACGGTCCGCGAGGACGATCGTCTCGTCCCCGCTCTGCTGCCGTCCGGCGACGGGCTCCTGGTGGCCGTCCGCCGCTGA
- the sigE gene encoding RNA polymerase sigma factor SigE, which yields MDVTTEEPWVAPSWEDIVREHSARVYRLAYRLTGNQHDAEDLTQEVFVRVFRSLSTYAPGTFEGWLHRITTNLFLDQVRRRQRVRIDPIGEDTSRIATAEGRGTPERGYEHANLDHDIQRALDALAPEYRAAVVLCDIEGLSYEEIAVTLGIKLGTVRSRIHRARAQLRSALGHRAPGPVAASPRDDAEVAS from the coding sequence ATGGATGTGACCACCGAGGAGCCGTGGGTCGCTCCGTCGTGGGAGGACATCGTCCGTGAGCACTCTGCCCGGGTCTACCGCCTGGCCTACCGTCTGACCGGCAACCAGCACGACGCGGAGGACCTCACCCAGGAGGTCTTCGTCCGGGTGTTCCGGTCCCTGTCGACCTACGCCCCCGGGACGTTCGAGGGCTGGCTGCACCGGATCACGACCAACCTGTTCCTCGACCAGGTGCGGCGACGCCAGCGGGTGCGCATCGACCCGATCGGTGAAGACACCTCACGCATCGCGACCGCGGAGGGTCGTGGCACTCCCGAGCGCGGGTACGAGCACGCCAACCTGGATCACGACATCCAGCGCGCCCTGGACGCTCTCGCTCCTGAGTACCGTGCCGCGGTCGTGCTGTGCGACATCGAAGGACTCTCGTACGAGGAGATCGCGGTCACTCTCGGGATCAAGCTCGGCACGGTGCGCTCCCGGATCCATCGGGCGCGCGCTCAGCTCAGGTCGGCCCTGGGACATCGTGCGCCGGGACCGGTGGCCGCGTCGCCGCGTGACGACGCCGAGGTGGCGTCGTGA
- a CDS encoding zf-HC2 domain-containing protein, with amino-acid sequence MTHLGSLTSALVDGQLDPAAAERALAHAAACPRCAAELAAARASRRVLSGIDDVAPAPDLTARLLALGTGADGPGGPGPAGPRFPTASLLAPTQPFPAGGMRGDVMSRHGTRRWVASSVVGVGAAALALFVLGDAHVVAPSDRPAEAMALLSHVEEADTGGVSVASLRTGSSAAGSADTVDGLNLAGGQGAVLAWMHANGWPCPGAFPAGASVTGVRLTGDGVLEVDVDTPRGQFVLTEQRGVLDTALLAGADQVDVGGTSAYVLSRSPWHLAWQSQDTVVEIVSDAGREQVQQVARTIPAAAFDDAAAARIIRGWHTVTGVVAGP; translated from the coding sequence GTGACCCACCTCGGCTCCCTGACGAGCGCCCTGGTCGACGGTCAGCTCGACCCGGCGGCGGCCGAGCGCGCCCTCGCCCACGCGGCCGCGTGCCCGAGATGCGCGGCCGAGCTCGCCGCGGCGCGTGCGTCGCGCCGGGTCCTCAGCGGGATCGACGACGTAGCCCCCGCGCCTGACCTGACCGCGCGGCTGCTCGCCCTCGGCACCGGAGCGGACGGACCTGGCGGGCCTGGCCCAGCGGGGCCGCGGTTCCCGACAGCGAGCCTGCTCGCGCCGACGCAGCCGTTCCCGGCCGGCGGGATGCGCGGCGACGTCATGTCCCGGCACGGCACGCGACGCTGGGTCGCGAGCTCGGTCGTCGGTGTCGGCGCCGCTGCGCTCGCGCTGTTCGTCCTCGGGGACGCGCACGTGGTCGCGCCGTCGGACCGCCCGGCCGAGGCCATGGCGCTGCTGTCCCACGTGGAGGAGGCCGACACCGGGGGCGTCTCCGTGGCGTCGCTCCGCACCGGGTCCTCCGCCGCGGGCAGCGCGGACACCGTCGACGGTCTGAACCTCGCAGGCGGGCAGGGCGCGGTGCTCGCCTGGATGCACGCGAACGGCTGGCCGTGCCCGGGTGCGTTTCCGGCCGGAGCGTCGGTCACCGGGGTGCGACTGACCGGTGACGGCGTCCTCGAGGTCGACGTGGACACCCCCCGAGGGCAGTTCGTCCTCACCGAGCAGCGCGGGGTGCTGGACACGGCGCTCCTGGCCGGTGCGGACCAGGTGGACGTCGGAGGGACGAGCGCGTACGTGCTCTCACGCTCCCCGTGGCACCTCGCGTGGCAGTCGCAGGACACGGTCGTCGAGATCGTCTCGGACGCCGGTCGGGAGCAGGTCCAGCAGGTGGCGCGGACCATTCCGGCCGCAGCCTTCGACGACGCAGCGGCGGCACGGATCATCCGCGGCTGGCACACCGTGACAGGAGTTGTCGCCGGACCATGA
- a CDS encoding S1C family serine protease — MSTDDQQPVPEIPDRSDAEPVAANPFAPPSRPAPAPGPFEARDAHPDPARGPQQGPGPAGAHAAAPGPRTSAVWPGGPDAWPSADAPGEEFPYRESRPPTRRDGAGPSRAGRVRLRTAAWLVPVILVSALAGAGGAMLADRTIDQDGLLSSADLPAPVLTDVPSRAPDSVAGLAAVVLPSVVAIQVTSGTGTSTGSGIVLRADGYLLTNNHVIAEAATTDAAITVLFADGTQEQATLVGRTADYDLAVIKVARTGLTPLVLGDSDQVVVGDPVIAIGAPLGLQGTVTSGIVSAKNRPVSAGSTTDTAFINAIQTDAAINPGNSGGPLINAAGEVIGINSAIAQPPGATGGSAGSIGLGFAIPSNQARRTAEQLIETGKATYPIIGVLLDRSYTGEGVRVGSASTSGPAAVTKGGPADLAGIVAGDVILAIDGRPVTDPDELVVAIRAKAPGDAVLLRVRSGSEVRDVRVVLQEASSD, encoded by the coding sequence ATGAGCACAGACGACCAGCAGCCCGTGCCTGAGATCCCCGATCGGTCGGACGCGGAGCCGGTGGCTGCCAACCCGTTCGCCCCGCCGTCTCGCCCGGCGCCCGCCCCCGGACCGTTCGAGGCTCGGGACGCGCACCCGGACCCGGCTCGCGGGCCGCAGCAGGGCCCGGGACCGGCGGGTGCGCATGCGGCGGCCCCGGGCCCCCGGACGTCGGCCGTGTGGCCGGGAGGACCGGATGCGTGGCCGAGTGCGGACGCACCGGGCGAGGAGTTCCCGTACCGAGAGTCCCGTCCTCCGACGCGTCGTGACGGCGCGGGACCGTCTCGTGCCGGCCGGGTCCGCCTCCGTACCGCGGCGTGGCTCGTCCCGGTGATCCTCGTCTCCGCGCTCGCCGGTGCCGGCGGGGCGATGCTCGCCGATCGGACCATCGACCAGGACGGGTTGCTCTCCTCGGCGGACCTCCCCGCGCCGGTGCTCACCGACGTGCCGTCGCGCGCTCCCGACTCGGTCGCCGGGCTCGCTGCGGTCGTCCTCCCGAGCGTCGTCGCGATCCAGGTGACCTCGGGCACCGGCACCTCGACGGGGTCGGGGATCGTGCTGCGGGCGGACGGCTACCTGCTGACGAACAACCACGTGATCGCCGAGGCCGCGACGACCGACGCGGCGATCACGGTGCTGTTCGCCGACGGGACGCAGGAGCAGGCCACGCTCGTCGGGCGTACCGCCGACTACGATCTCGCCGTCATCAAGGTCGCGAGGACCGGCCTCACCCCGCTCGTCCTCGGCGACTCGGACCAGGTCGTCGTGGGAGACCCGGTCATCGCGATCGGGGCTCCACTAGGTCTCCAGGGCACCGTGACGTCGGGGATCGTCAGCGCGAAGAACCGGCCGGTGTCGGCCGGGAGCACGACCGATACCGCCTTCATCAACGCGATCCAGACCGACGCGGCGATCAACCCGGGGAACTCGGGCGGACCGCTGATCAACGCGGCGGGCGAGGTCATCGGGATCAACTCGGCGATCGCCCAGCCGCCCGGGGCGACCGGCGGCTCTGCCGGCAGCATCGGTCTCGGCTTCGCGATCCCCTCCAACCAGGCTCGACGCACGGCGGAGCAGCTGATCGAGACGGGCAAGGCCACCTACCCGATCATCGGGGTCCTGCTCGACAGGTCGTACACGGGCGAGGGTGTCCGGGTCGGGTCGGCGTCCACCTCGGGCCCCGCGGCAGTGACCAAGGGCGGACCGGCCGACCTGGCCGGGATCGTGGCGGGCGACGTGATCCTCGCGATCGACGGTCGGCCGGTCACGGACCCGGACGAGCTGGTCGTGGCGATCCGCGCGAAGGCGCCAGGTGACGCGGTGCTCTTGAGGGTGCGGAGCGGGTCGGAGGTCCGCGACGTCCGAGTCGTGCTGCAGGAGGCGTCGAGTGACTGA
- a CDS encoding twin-arginine translocase TatA/TatE family subunit: protein MFDINGGEALILLVVAIVVIGPERLPHYAEQLGKWARQLRAFMQDARRKVDEELGVDTTDVDWQALDPRRYDPRRIVRDALLDDLNDIGAALKATPTGRTYTSGEAGAAGAGAGAAVSADAPGPVDPTPAPFDDEAT, encoded by the coding sequence GTGTTCGACATCAACGGCGGCGAGGCGCTGATCCTCCTCGTGGTGGCGATCGTGGTCATCGGCCCCGAACGCCTGCCGCACTACGCCGAGCAGCTCGGCAAGTGGGCGCGGCAGCTGCGCGCGTTCATGCAGGACGCGCGGCGCAAGGTCGACGAGGAGCTCGGCGTCGACACCACCGACGTCGACTGGCAGGCACTTGACCCGCGTCGCTACGACCCGCGTCGCATCGTGCGGGACGCCCTGCTCGACGATCTCAACGACATCGGGGCGGCGCTGAAGGCCACCCCCACCGGCCGGACCTACACGAGCGGGGAGGCGGGGGCCGCCGGTGCCGGTGCTGGTGCCGCCGTCTCCGCGGACGCCCCCGGGCCGGTCGACCCGACGCCCGCGCCGTTCGACGACGAGGCGACCTGA
- the trpS gene encoding tryptophan--tRNA ligase, whose product MVNAAHGSDGAARARIFSGMQPTSDSLHLGNYLGALTHWVALQDDYDPLYCVVDLHALTVGPEPAKLRERTRRTAAQYLAAGVDPARSILFVQSHVAEHAELAWLLGCVTGFGEAGRMTQFKDKSGRYGSDGTTVGLFTYPVLMAADILLYDAALVPVGEDQRQHLELSRDLAGRLNSRYGDGTAVVPEPHIVKATAKIFDLQDPASKMSKSAASPNGIIELFDDPAIIAKRVRSAVTDAEREIRYDPALKPGVSNLLSIYSALTGRPVPELEASYAGKGYGDLKKDLAEVVVDFVRPFQERANAYLSDPAALDEILAEGAEKARAIARGTLARIYDTVGLLPARGSRA is encoded by the coding sequence ATGGTCAACGCTGCACATGGCTCTGACGGAGCGGCGCGGGCTCGCATCTTCTCGGGGATGCAGCCCACCTCCGATTCCCTCCATCTCGGCAACTACCTGGGTGCGCTGACGCACTGGGTGGCGTTGCAGGACGACTACGACCCGCTGTACTGCGTCGTCGACCTGCACGCGCTCACGGTGGGACCGGAGCCGGCGAAGCTGCGTGAACGCACCCGGCGAACCGCTGCCCAGTACCTCGCGGCAGGGGTCGACCCGGCGCGGTCGATCCTGTTCGTCCAGTCGCACGTCGCCGAGCACGCCGAGCTCGCGTGGCTGCTGGGCTGTGTGACGGGGTTCGGCGAGGCCGGCCGGATGACCCAGTTCAAGGACAAGTCGGGTCGGTACGGCTCCGATGGGACGACCGTCGGGCTGTTCACGTACCCGGTGCTGATGGCAGCGGACATCCTCCTGTACGACGCTGCGCTCGTGCCCGTCGGTGAGGACCAGCGTCAGCACCTCGAGCTCTCGCGCGACCTCGCAGGCCGGCTCAACAGCAGGTACGGCGACGGGACCGCCGTCGTCCCCGAACCGCACATCGTCAAGGCGACCGCGAAGATCTTCGACCTGCAGGACCCCGCCTCGAAGATGAGCAAGTCCGCGGCCAGCCCGAACGGCATCATCGAGCTGTTCGACGACCCGGCGATCATCGCCAAGCGGGTCCGATCGGCGGTGACGGACGCCGAGCGCGAGATCCGGTACGACCCGGCGCTGAAGCCCGGCGTCTCGAACCTGCTGTCGATCTACTCGGCCCTGACCGGCCGACCGGTCCCGGAGCTCGAGGCGTCCTATGCCGGCAAGGGCTACGGCGACCTCAAGAAGGACCTGGCCGAGGTCGTCGTCGACTTCGTCCGGCCGTTCCAGGAGCGTGCGAACGCGTACCTCTCCGATCCCGCCGCGCTGGACGAGATCCTCGCCGAGGGAGCGGAGAAGGCGCGCGCGATCGCACGCGGGACGTTGGCCCGCATCTACGACACCGTGGGACTCCTCCCGGCGCGGGGGAGCCGGGCGTGA
- a CDS encoding 2'-5' RNA ligase family protein: protein MRLPERGADQIRIGVALTVPEPYGSALQEARASFGDPLAPFIPPHITLLGPTVVDESDLDVLGVHLAEVASRFRPFALHLRGTGSFRPVSPVVFVQVVEGISICEDLESAVRSGPLAQELRFNYHPHVTVAHEVDEDALERAFDGLADFEASFVVGGFQSYHHGDDGMWRPEKTYPFTGHGVSTGHADRQDGS from the coding sequence GTGAGACTCCCGGAGCGAGGGGCCGACCAGATCCGCATCGGGGTCGCCCTGACGGTCCCGGAGCCGTACGGCTCGGCGCTGCAGGAGGCCCGTGCGTCGTTCGGGGACCCGCTCGCACCGTTCATCCCTCCCCACATCACGCTGCTCGGACCGACGGTGGTCGACGAGAGCGACCTGGACGTGCTCGGGGTGCACCTGGCCGAGGTCGCCTCACGGTTCCGTCCGTTCGCCCTGCACCTCCGGGGGACCGGGAGCTTCCGCCCCGTGTCGCCGGTGGTGTTCGTCCAGGTGGTCGAGGGCATCTCGATCTGCGAGGACCTCGAGAGCGCTGTGAGGTCTGGGCCCCTCGCGCAGGAGCTCAGGTTCAACTACCACCCGCACGTGACGGTCGCTCACGAGGTCGACGAGGACGCCCTGGAGCGTGCGTTCGACGGTCTTGCGGACTTCGAGGCCTCGTTCGTCGTCGGCGGATTCCAGTCGTACCACCACGGCGACGACGGCATGTGGCGCCCTGAGAAGACCTACCCGTTCACCGGTCACGGTGTGTCCACCGGACATGCAGACCGTCAGGACGGCTCGTAG